Proteins from a single region of Streptomyces spinoverrucosus:
- a CDS encoding AAA family ATPase: MLLRFRTANVRSLRDEQELSFVVAPEEESDAARTVRLSDGKELAVYPVVGVFGANASGKSNVITALKKMRSAVLDSYGLWTSYIGVPEREPFALDAESPEASTFYEVDFVLEDGVRWTYGFELGDRRVESEWLHAYPKGRRQVWLDRDASRENVYDFPGDRVQDRARLARSTRPNALLLSRAASDNHPQLSRIYDWFRSNLWDITPETELRDRETYTAQQLLDDRHRERVRDLLRVADLGIQGAEVERQPGGSAPTVRLLHGSDPDTAVALDWAKESFGTRSWFALIGPLLLALDSGAVLLIDELDASLHPRFASEVVRLFQATWSNKTAAQLLFTSHDASLLKSPRGGRPLEPGQIWLTEKDKRGATELYPLSDFDPKPEEDLEDSYLAGAYGGVPNVDQGQIGRTVLTALAGEAERS, translated from the coding sequence ATGCTGCTGCGTTTCCGTACGGCGAACGTGCGGTCACTGCGTGACGAGCAGGAGCTGTCCTTCGTCGTTGCGCCCGAGGAGGAGTCCGACGCGGCGCGAACGGTCCGGCTCTCCGACGGCAAGGAGCTGGCGGTCTATCCGGTCGTCGGAGTCTTCGGCGCCAACGCCTCGGGCAAGTCCAACGTCATCACCGCGCTCAAGAAGATGAGAAGCGCGGTCCTGGACTCCTACGGTTTGTGGACCTCTTACATCGGTGTCCCTGAACGCGAGCCTTTCGCCCTTGACGCCGAGTCGCCGGAGGCGAGCACTTTCTACGAGGTCGACTTCGTCCTGGAGGACGGAGTGCGCTGGACCTACGGCTTCGAGCTGGGCGACCGGCGGGTGGAGTCCGAGTGGCTCCACGCCTATCCGAAGGGCCGCCGACAGGTCTGGCTCGACCGGGACGCCTCGCGTGAGAATGTCTACGACTTTCCGGGCGACCGTGTCCAAGATCGGGCGCGCCTGGCACGCTCCACGCGTCCCAACGCACTGCTCCTCAGCCGCGCCGCGAGTGACAACCACCCCCAACTGTCTCGGATCTACGACTGGTTCCGGTCGAACCTGTGGGACATCACCCCCGAGACGGAGTTGAGGGACCGCGAGACCTACACCGCCCAGCAGCTCCTCGACGACAGGCACCGGGAACGCGTCCGGGACCTGCTGAGAGTGGCCGATCTGGGTATCCAGGGCGCCGAAGTGGAACGCCAACCAGGAGGCAGTGCCCCTACGGTCAGGCTGCTGCACGGCAGTGACCCTGACACCGCGGTGGCCCTGGACTGGGCGAAGGAATCGTTCGGCACCCGCTCCTGGTTCGCTCTCATCGGCCCGCTTCTGCTGGCTCTCGACAGCGGCGCCGTGCTGCTCATCGACGAGCTGGACGCGAGTTTGCATCCAAGGTTCGCATCCGAAGTAGTCAGACTGTTCCAGGCAACCTGGTCCAACAAGACGGCTGCTCAGCTGCTCTTCACCTCGCACGACGCGTCCCTGCTGAAGAGCCCCAGAGGCGGCCGGCCGCTTGAGCCGGGGCAGATCTGGCTGACGGAGAAGGACAAGCGCGGTGCCACGGAGCTGTATCCGCTGAGCGACTTCGACCCCAAGCCCGAAGAGGATCTTGAGGACTCGTACCTGGCAGGTGCTTACGGCGGCGTGCCGAACGTCGACCAGGGCCAGATCGGACGCACGGTGCTCACGGCACTGGCAGGGGAGGCAGAGCGTTCCTGA
- a CDS encoding RloB family protein encodes MARDKGRDNPARVKKRKKLRREVYVFTEGAVTEPGFVTFVTEHGTRKDPRHEIVCKVENRSAPSKRRKPLPLVEDAITKWHEVRRAAKKAGISPDDWNWPQVWCLFDRDQHEDIPTAFAKAKREELHIAYSHPCFELWRLLHYQNYTSTFGGVCDSAANRLKQQSGFAQTYGPAIRSVSEEQAKHVMRGQFSGRYKTAQRYAEDLVSRHAGRADQNGWDPYTDVWKFVEEGLDVSDY; translated from the coding sequence ATGGCGAGGGACAAGGGGCGGGACAATCCGGCACGCGTCAAGAAGCGGAAGAAGCTGCGCCGGGAGGTGTACGTCTTCACCGAGGGCGCGGTCACGGAACCGGGTTTCGTCACTTTCGTGACGGAGCACGGCACCCGCAAGGACCCCCGTCACGAGATCGTCTGCAAGGTCGAGAACCGCAGCGCGCCCAGCAAGCGCCGCAAGCCGCTCCCGCTGGTGGAAGACGCCATCACCAAGTGGCACGAGGTTCGCCGCGCCGCCAAGAAGGCAGGGATCAGTCCCGACGACTGGAACTGGCCGCAGGTGTGGTGCCTGTTCGACCGCGACCAGCACGAGGACATCCCCACAGCCTTCGCCAAGGCCAAGCGGGAGGAACTTCACATCGCCTACTCCCACCCGTGCTTCGAACTGTGGCGGCTGCTGCACTACCAGAACTACACGAGCACCTTCGGCGGAGTCTGCGACAGCGCGGCGAATCGGCTCAAGCAACAGTCCGGCTTCGCGCAGACCTACGGCCCCGCCATCCGATCGGTTTCCGAGGAGCAGGCCAAGCACGTCATGCGGGGGCAGTTCAGCGGCCGGTACAAGACGGCACAGCGCTATGCGGAAGACCTCGTCAGCCGTCACGCCGGCCGTGCGGACCAGAACGGCTGGGACCCGTACACGGACGTGTGGAAGTTCGTCGAAGAAGGCCTGGACGTATCCGACTACTGA
- a CDS encoding LuxR C-terminal-related transcriptional regulator has protein sequence MSDPTEANGTAGAEEAAEPAPTAGGGAGQRHVRVVLVDDHRMFRTGVQAEIGQTEQTGVEVVGEAADVDQAVTVITATRPEVVLLDVHLPGGGGVEVLRRCAALMADAEQPVRFLALSVSDAAEDVIGVIRGGARGYVTKTITGTDLVDSIFRVQEGDAVFSPRLAGFVLDAFASTDAPPVDEDLDRLTQREREVLRLIARGYAYKEIAKQLYISVKTVESHVSAVLRKLQLSNRHELTRWATARRLV, from the coding sequence ATGAGCGACCCGACCGAGGCGAACGGGACGGCGGGAGCGGAAGAGGCGGCCGAGCCCGCACCGACAGCGGGCGGCGGCGCGGGACAGCGGCACGTGCGCGTGGTGCTCGTCGACGACCACCGCATGTTCCGTACGGGCGTACAGGCCGAGATCGGACAGACCGAGCAGACCGGCGTCGAGGTCGTCGGCGAGGCCGCGGACGTCGACCAGGCGGTCACGGTCATCACCGCGACCCGGCCCGAGGTGGTCCTGCTCGATGTGCACCTCCCGGGTGGCGGCGGGGTCGAAGTGCTGCGCCGCTGCGCCGCGTTGATGGCCGACGCCGAGCAGCCGGTCCGTTTCCTCGCCCTGTCCGTCTCGGACGCGGCGGAGGACGTGATCGGCGTGATCCGCGGCGGCGCGCGGGGCTACGTCACGAAGACGATCACCGGCACGGACCTGGTCGACTCGATATTCCGGGTCCAGGAGGGCGACGCGGTCTTCTCACCGCGTCTGGCCGGCTTCGTCCTCGACGCCTTCGCCTCCACCGACGCCCCGCCGGTCGACGAGGACCTGGATCGTCTCACCCAGCGCGAGCGGGAGGTCCTGCGGCTCATCGCCCGCGGCTACGCGTACAAGGAGATCGCCAAGCAGCTGTACATCTCGGTGAAGACGGTCGAGTCCCATGTCTCGGCGGTCCTGAGGAAGCTCCAGCTCTCCAACCGGCACGAGCTGACGCGGTGGGCGACGGCTCGACGGCTGGTGTGA